One window of Papaver somniferum cultivar HN1 chromosome 9, ASM357369v1, whole genome shotgun sequence genomic DNA carries:
- the LOC113310181 gene encoding rab3 GTPase-activating protein catalytic subunit-like, with translation MASSSNMGNETLEEEDEEEVEPEGFDDFTLASSWERFISEIEAVCRLWLADGPKNLLEKGALCLGPQKNLYKVKSELKYGVKMYCLDYYFEISRDGKPSQWNGDLHDMQLSFGVKDFLVIAPLSASGVVLDAPESTKLLSATAIALSNCGSTWPAFVPVHDPSRKAFIGIQNMGTVLTRRFEADHIGSQVPVKLMHLEGLYELFISKFAFSSMDLSTSSLNVYFTMKLTYRTPPDDDDIGMQGIDAEMTESEENHVSNIRSKIQWDDDCPWTEWYSAEDPIKGFELSSAWSNKMIQSSSDMAEIENTSSFEAETWLLCPFLSPNLDGGNTVGFASQLRLLVNALHISFEAQFMEEFISVEKHASDASDAVPPPTVLDRVLKDLFHQGAQMSEYSKSEHKNSRTIKGAPLESLFSQFCLHSLWFGTCNIRAVAMLWIEFVREVRWCWEELQPLPKMLKYGSIDLSTCLIHQKLQMLAVCIEKQRQLEDSEPIFQDSVEGEDDFGGNEEDSQLGGSATHFGMSSGTSDAKRDSQSGPKGPDSPDQIRRGSAGVAGSMMLINSYQRMHAPYTQDPPLMTEDMHEERLRAVEALGNAINFSAQLERDILSSDMSAFKAANPDAVFEDFIRWHSPGDWESSETDKRVGSGLNQLDGLGNDEWPPKGRLSNRMSEKGNSWWQLWNDAPVLPASEQKSLLDPNREGEKILHYLETLRPDQLLEQMVCTAFRASADTLNQTSFGDLKQMAAKIGQLYLTITSSLKPLRGNYLPNKEETIADLRRLCVVFENVEKLLLLAASLHRKLSHAPRLSKAIFTDYFNFYLPKMGTSSVGGDNHKEFDMKQRVAGNEREAIMNMFPPPTANQSWRKVLSMGNLFNGHEPVVREIIFSRRDGASGNHYSTNNPINSSKEIETHRMYICGTSNDLRVALSVTSSD, from the exons ATGGCTTCCTCCAGTAATATGGGAAACGAAAccctagaagaagaagatgaagaggaagtgGAG CCAGaaggttttgatgatttcactcTTGCTTCTTCATGGGAAAG ATTCATTTCTGAAATAGAGGCTGTTTGTAGGCTATGGTTGGCCGATGGTCCAAAGAATTTACTG GAAAAAGGAGCTTTGTGCTTGGGTCCTCAAAAGAATTTGTATAAAGTAAAATCTGAACTGAAATATGGTGTAAAAATGTATTGCTTGGACTACTACTTCGAGATCAGCCGTGATG GCAAGCCTTCGCAGTGGAATGGTGACTTACATGATATGCAGCTATCTTTCGGAGTGAAGGACTTTCTG GTGATTGCACCACTAAGTGCTAGTGGGGTGGTCCTAGATGCACCTGAGTCAACCAAGCTCTTAAGTGCAACTGCCATCGCTTTGTCAAACTGTGGAAG CACGTGGCCTGCATTCGTTCCAGTGCATGATCCCTCCCGGAAAGCCTTCATTGGTATCCAGAATATGGGAACAGTACTTACCAGAAGGTTTGAAGCAGATCATATTGGTAGCCAGGTTCCAGTTAAACTAATGCATTTGGAGGGACTGTACGAGTTATTTATCTCCAAGTTC GCTTTCTCCTCAATGGACCTCTCCACAAGTTCTCTCAATGTCTACTTTACGATGAAGCTAACCTACAGAACACCTCCTGATGATGATGACATTGGCATGCAAGGAATTGATGCTGAGATGACAGAGTCTGAAGAAAATCACGTAAGTAACATCCGAAGCAAAATACAATGGGACGATGATTGTCCTTGGACAGAATGGTATTCTGCAGAGGATCCTATAAAAG GGTTTGAGTTAAGTAGCGCTTGGTCAAACAAGATGATCCAAAGCTCCTCTGATATGGCTGAAATAGAAAATACTTCGTCATTTGAGGCTGAGACCTGGCTCCTTTGTCCCTTTCTGTCCCCAAATTT GGACGGAGGCAATACTGTTGGATTTGCTTCGCAGCTGCGTCTGTTGGTAAATGCATTGCATATCTCCTTTGAAGCCCAATTTATGGAGGAATTCATTTCAG TTGAAAAGCATGCTTCTGATGCCTCAGATGCTGTACCACCCCCTACAGTCTTAGATCGGGTGCTTAAAGATCTCTTTCACCAAG GAGCGCAAATGTCTGAGTACAGCAAGAGCGAACACAAAAATTCTCGTACCATTAAAGGCGCACCTTTAGAATCTCTTTTTTCTCAGTTTTGTTTGCATTCACTTTGGTTTGGGACCTGCAACATTCGTG CTGTGGCCATGCTCTGGATAGAGTTTGTTCGAGAAGTTCGTTGGTGCTGGGAAGAGTTGCAGCCATTACCCAAAATGCTTAAGTACGGCAGCATTGACTTGTCTACATGCCTAATCCACCAAAAATTACAAATG CTTGCAGTATGTATTGAGAAGCAACGTCAGTTGGAAGACTCAGAACCTATTTTTCAAGACAGTGTGGAGGGAGAAGATGATTTTGGCGGTAATGAG GAAGACAGTCAACTTGGAGGGAGCGCAACTCACTTCGGAATGTCGTCTGGGACGTCTGATGCGAAACGTGACAG TCAATCAGGACCAAAAGGCCCTGATTCACCTGATCAAATACGGAGAGGTTCAGCAGGTGTTGCGGGGTCTATGATGCTTATAAATTCATACCAAAGGATGCATGCTCCGTATACCCAG GATCCACCACTTATGACAGAAGATATGCATGAGGAACGGCTCCGTGCAGTTGAAGCTCTTGGAAATGCCATT AACTTCTCTGCGCAATTGGAGAGGGATATATTATCCTCAG ACATGTCAGCTTTCAAAGCCGCAAACCCGGATGCTGTTTTTGAAGATTTTATTCGATGGCACTCCCCAGGTGACTGGGAGTCGAGTGAAACAGATAAGAGGGTTGGATCCGGATTGAATCAGTTGGATGGATTAGGAAATGATGAATGGCCTCCTAAGGGAAGGCTCTCTAACCGCATGTCTGAAAAGGGAAATTCGTGGTGGCAACTTTGGAATGATGCACCTGTATTGCCAGCTTCTGAGCAGAAGTCTCTTCTTGATCCCAATCGGGAAGGAGAAAAG ATCCTTCATTACTTGGAAACATTGCGACCGGATCAGCTGCTTGAACAAATGGTTTGTACAGCCTTCAGAGCGTCAGCTGATACTTTGAACCAGACATCTTTTGGAGATCTAAAACAAATGGCGGCAAAAATAGGTCAACTTTATCTGACAATTACGTCATCCTTGAAACCATTGCGAG GAAATTACCTCCCTAATAAGGAAGAAACAATTGCTGACCTGAGGCGGCTGTGTGTTGTCTTTGAAAATGTGGAGAAGCTGCTACTCCTGGCAGCTTCCTTACATCGTAAGCTGTCTCATGCACCTCGCCTCTCAAAGGCAATCTTTACTGACTACTTCAACTTTTATCTTCCCAAAATGGGGACGAGTTCAGTTGGTGGTGACAATCACAAG GAATTTGATATGAAGCAGCGGGTAGCGGGGAATGAGAGGGAAGCTATCATGAACATGTTCCCACCACCAACAGCCAACCAATCATGGAGGAAGGTTCTTAGTATGGGGAATCTTTTCAATGGCCATGAACCAGTTGTAAGGGAGATTATATTTTCTAGACGAGACGGCGCAAGTGGTAACCATTACAGTACTAACAACCCTATTAACTCAAGCAAAGAAATAGAGACACATCGTATGTACATTTGTGGAACATCTAATGACCTCAGGGTCGCGCTTTCGGTCACCTCGTCAGATTGA